The Besnoitia besnoiti strain Bb-Ger1 chromosome IV, whole genome shotgun sequence genome contains a region encoding:
- a CDS encoding hypothetical protein (encoded by transcript BESB_053190) produces the protein MNATLPSVGGASAPASGSEASFDISQLKLAAQRRLEALQAVAASQKAVTPRPPPPYPAPAPAPAPAPAPARLSFSSSSLPSAPPAPPAPGGAVYSVATCSAYPPVFARAFAQGSEGAYGAAASPQPQHFQTASRAFARSASGAYAAPYAATSHDARAAAAREAAHQAMGVAALMIPKPAVADEPLDENDSSFPDVTQLPNGLFCMDLPLDSSSAATADANGAPARQDTWQRLMKKETLQKIRERTGAAVLARGKPGGENKKGLYLRITADKKLKVLQGALCARDLLCAKQQLMLPPHVVTPSTFDVAAAMEGPDAEFLRKVFEVSHAFVDVQGRNVSGTATAAGGSGAEDSLHFAIFAQDEKALEKAVALLKWRLACVEEAIRQHTDPASFLLNRSQPQGIPNKQSNTLQTVAQAPSLHAANSMTVANSLQTVHPSDPRGLPGLAATPGGVQEMIASTFWQAGLPDEQEMARRRREAEEKRRRRRDKKERRSRSRSRSPVGHAAVASRRLNKLSFAPPPDEMLSGPYVPAD, from the exons ATGAACGCCACACTCCCCTCCGTTGGCGGAgcttctgcgccggcgagcggctcTGAGGCGTCGTTCGACATCTCGCAGCTgaagctcgcggcgcagcggcggctcgaggcgctgcaggccgtcgcggcctcgcagaaggcggtgacgccgcgcccgcctccgccgtatcctgcgcccgcgccagcgccagcgcccgctcctgcgcccgcgcgcctctctttctcttcttcttccctgccttctgcgcctcctgcgcctcctgcgccgggcggcgccgtctaCAGCGTGGCGACTTGCTCCGCGTATCCTCCAGTCTTTGCGCGCGCGTTTGCTCAAGGCTCTGAAGGCGCCTacggcgcggcagcctcgccgcagccgcagcactTCCAGACAGCCAGCAGGGCATTCGCGCGgtccgcctccggcgcctaCGCGGCGCCCTACGCTGCG ACGTCTCacgacgcgcgagccgctgcggcgcgcgaggccgcgcatcAGGCGATGGGAGTCGCCGCGCTCATGATTCCGAAACCCGCCGTTGCGGACGAGCCTCTCGACGAGAATGACTCTTCCTTTCCAGATGTT acgcagcttcCCAACGGCCTCTTCTGCATGGATTTGCCACTAGATTCTTCCTCGGCAGCCACGGCCGACGCgaacggcgcgcctgcgcgacagGATACCTGGCAACGGCTGATGAAGAAGGAAACTTTGCAAAAGATCCGCGAGCGAACTGGGGCCGCAGTCCTAGCCAGAGGGAAACCCGGCGGCGAGAACAAGAAGGGCCTTTACCTCCGCATCACAGCCGACAAGAAGCTGAAAGTCCTCCAGGGGGCCCTCTGCGCAA GGGATTTGCTGTGCGCGAAGCAGCAACTCATGCTCCCTCCTCACGTCGTCACGCCTTCGACATTCGACGTTGCCGCTGCGATGGAGGGTCCTGAC GCGGAGTTCCTGCGGAAGGTCTTCGAGGTCAGCCACGCGTTCGTGGATGTTCAGGGCCGCAACGTCTCAG GGACGGCaacggcggcgggcggcagcggcgcagaggactcGCTCCACTTTGCGATCTTTGCGCAGGACGAGAAGGCACTTGAGAAGGCCGTCGCGCTGCTCAAGTGGCGCCTGGCATGCGTGGAAGAGGCCATCAGACAACACACAGATCCTGCGAGTTTCCTGCTCAACCGCAGCCAGCCGCAAGGAATTCCAAACAAGCAATCCAACACGCTGCAGActgtggcgcaggcgc cttctctgCACGCTGCGAACTCGATGACCGTCGCGAACTCCCTGCAG ACGGTACACCCTTCTGATCCGCGTGGGCTCCCAGG CCTCGCAGCGACGCCCGGCGGAGTCCAGGAGATGATCGCGAGCACTTTCTGGCAGGCAGGACTTCCGGATGAGCAAGAAATGGCtcgccgaagacgcgaggctgaggaaaaacgccgccgccgcagagacaaaAAAGAGCGAAGATCTCGCTCCCG gTCGCGGTCTCCAGTGGGGCATGCCGCCGTGGCCTCACGGCGTCTGAACAAGCTGAgtttcgcgccgccgccggacgAGATGCTTTCTGGGCCTTACGTTCCGGCAGATTGA
- a CDS encoding phosphatidylserine decarboxylase (encoded by transcript BESB_053200) translates to MARRHSALAWWLVFASLFLLPYQQRGVREKSFVLAADHIWNHVHSVRLVFTNKCSSSFSKYCGVTQAELKFPADMGKALTVADLIRRLEHLLQAGAASNLNPGRVAISHLPTPRAFLDIRQLLRLRPGLRLPPELPASRSLESLSRQAVLVHPRNPELGKYVSYNEISFDPSFLDGLPKIGYPVAPVVWIFSPYVSPTSPGSSSSNRLLPLSSETINIKQVTTPTSRIFLTAVKSSPFVTLQSLLSASSLAADQETDHSSDGGPSEGEREEVLIYTPDAEKLARLFPSAVYFPIKFVDRYRCELLCGLLARAAGSNDCCSSRLPASNSLYPYSHASVSTVVGAALSLTTLLRVNKTTAIDTRWGDDLHRLSKVVGFISNQSVSRVLISRFQSQYNIDKEEANSMADRSERYSAAQFKTLQSFFTRPINTEVFRSWDPSVFVASPADAVVQNVFTVKPDSEGFIRHTLVPQVKATTFDLLRFLFGNSGDGRRIKLQSPLHHLSISIHYLSPGDYHRCHSPADWVVDEYVYLPGCTPSVNRDTLASRDGILHHFERTTLVGHWDPLNKGENLFFAVSLVAARFVGGLSLVWEKEPLQPNGSRGSCSTGSANFTKKLGLPMCMGQEMGAFRFGSTVVLAYEAPADFDPTVLGECSHARVLQPAVVSRAGRRRPLLQRCAAFASNYQSPSEYLAALKQNPGFDRDLRANSLLPAEWLKEDGRVISAKIRALERGLLTRFALAKYLYLSWQDVGKSRVLVAQPYALVQAGGVDKLGRFPAKCFQEEGFFRLELPGRLSSVSLLAPVNGEEKLLFKHPFFGCVGDSGLGKISRGITASWEMQGGKIVLVLTLTVGTFTATEPKQIAVGQNRLSVQALCDEDWRAHAGGTTTTSCRFMEVMREPDSKPTLVEISSEGLWEAYGDPTVRA, encoded by the exons ATGGCGCGACGCCATAGTGCCCTTGCATGGTGGCTggtcttcgcctccctctttctgcttccgtaccagcagcgaggcgtccgcgagaAATCCTTTGTACTTGCCGCAGACCATATCTGGAATCATGTTCACTCCGTACGACTTGTTTTCACTAACAA GTGCTCGTCATCGTTCTCAAAGTACTGCGGGGTGACGCAGGCCGAGCTGAAATTTCCTGCCGATATGGGAAAGGCACTTACTGTTGCGGACCTCATACGGCGCCTTGAGCATCTTCTGCAAGCGGGAGCCGCATCAAACCTCAACCCGGGGAGGGTAGCCATATCGCATTtaccgacgccgcgggccttTCTGGACATCaggcagctgcttcgcctccgacCAGGCTTGAGGCTCCCTCCTGAGCTCCCTGCAAGTCGAAGTCTAGAGTCGTTGAGCAGGCAGGCGGTTCTCGTTCACCCGAGGAATCCTGAG CTCGGTAAATATGTGTCATACAACGAAATTTCATTCGACCCCTCATTTCTAGATGGGCTTCCGAAGATTGGTTATCCAGTGGCTCCGGTGGTGTGGATATTCTCGCCCTACGTCTCCCCCACATCACCAGGCTCTTCCTCGAGCAACCGGCTACTCCCATTGTCAAGTGAAACAATAAATATCAAACAGGTCACGACTCCCACATCCCGAATATTTCTCACGGCCGTAAAGTCCTCGCCATTTGTCACCTTGCAGTCACTGTTGTCTGCATCTTCCCTCGCTGCAGACCAGGAGACCGATCATTCCTCCGACGGCGGCCCCTCAGAGGGCGAAAGGGAAGAAGTTCTAATTTATACACCAGATGCCGAAAAATTGGCCAGACTGTTCCCTTCCGCCGTCTATTTTCCAATTAAGTTTGTCGATC GCTACCGGTGCGAGCTTTTGTGCGGCTTGCTAGCACGTGCTGCAGGCTCGAACGACTGCTGCTCTAGCCGTCTGCCTGCGTCCAATAGCCTGTATCCGTACTCGCATGCCTCTGTCTCGACTGTCGTTGGTGCGGCACTGTCTCTCACTACGCTTCTTCGCGTGAATAAGA CGACGGCTATCGATACCAGGTGGGGAGATGACCTCCACCGTCTCTCCAAAGTGGTTGGTTTCATCTCTAATCAATCTGTATCTCGCGTACTCATCAGCCGCTTCCAGTCGCAGTACAATATTG ACAAGGAAGAAGCAAACAGCATGGCTGACAGGTCGGAGAGGTACTCGGCTGCCCAGTTCAAGACTCTGCAAAGTTTTTTCACCCGCCCCATCAACACAGAGGTGTTTCGATCTTGGGATCCGAGTGTCTTTGTAGCTTCCCCCGCTGACGCCGTTGTGCAGAACGTGTTCACAGTCAAACCGGACTCAGAAGGATTCATCCGCCACACCCTGGTTCCTCAG GTGAAGGCGACGACATTCGATTTGCTGCGATTCCTGTTCGGCAATTCCGGGGACGGGCGCCGCATAAAGCTTCAGTCTCCTCTTCACCACCTAAGTATTTCCATCCACTACCTCTCTCCTGGTGACTATCATCGCTGCCACTCTCCTGCCGACTGGGTTGTCGATGAATATGTCTACCTTCCAGGCTGCACGCCTTCG GTCAATCGTGACACGCTCGCAAGTCGTGACGGCATTTTGCATCATTTCGAGCGTACTACTCTGGTCGGTCATTGGGACCCGTTAAACAAGGGAGAAAACCTTTTCTTCGCTGTTTCTCTCGTTGCCGCCCGATTCGTTGGCGGCTTGTCGCTCGTGTGGGAGAAggagcctctgcagccgaaTGGTTCTCGAGGGTCGTGCAGTACCGGCAGCGCGAACTTCACCAAAAAATTGGGTTTGCCCATGTGCATGGGTCAAGAAATGGGAGCTTTCCGGTTTGGATCGACAGTTGTGTTG GCCTACGAGGCTCCTGCGGACTTCGATCCGACCGTGTTGGGCGAGTGCTCACACGCCAGGGTCCTCCAGCCTGCCGTAGTCTCTCGcgctgggcgacggcgcccccTCTTGCAGCGATGTGCAGCCTTCGCGTCGAACTACCAGTCTCCCTCTGAATACCTGGCGGCCCTGAAACAAAATCCGGGCTTCGACAGAGACTTGCGCGCAAACTCTCTTTTGCCAGCCGAGTGGCTGAAAGAGGACGGACGCGTTATCTCCGCGAAGATTCGAGCGCTTGAGAGGGGATTGCTGACGCGCTTTGCCCTCGCAAAATATCTCTATTTGTCGTGG CAAGATGTAGGGAAATCGCGAGTTCTCGTCGCGCAGCCCTACGCTCTGGTTCAAGCAGGAGGTGTTGATAAGCTTGGTCGCTTTCCGGCGAAGTGTTTCCAAG AGGAAGGCTTTTTTCGACTCGAGCTCCCTGGACGGCTCAGCAGTGTGTCTCTTCTTGCGCCAGTGAATGGCGAAGAGAAGTTGCTCTTCAAACATCCTTTTTTCGGATGCGTGGGTGACTCTGGGCTCGGCAAAATCTCGCGAGGCATCACGGCGTCCTGGGAGATGCAAG GCGGGAAGATTGTTCTCGTGCTTACTCTGACGGTGGGAACGTTCACAGCGACCGAACCGAAACAGATTGCCGTGGGGCAGAACAGGCTGAGCGTTCAAGCTCTCTGCGACGAAGACTGGAGAGCGCACGCAGGAGGGACAACAACTACGTCTTGTAGATTCATGGAGGTGATGCGAGAGCCTGATTCGAAACCTACGTTGGTCGAGATATCCAGTGAAGGTCTGTGGGAAGCCTACGGCGACCCCACGGTGAGGGCGTAA